The genomic segment ACTAGCCCCCCCCAGGAAATCGACCTCAACTTTACCACTTAAGGCTTTATCCCCAGCACCCACGGGCGCTTTAAAATCCATCCCTAAACGGGTGGCTGAAAGCGTGGACTTAAATTCATCACTGCGTTCACCTGTGCCTTCAAGAGGTACCGCATTAATCTGGTTATACATACGTGTCGCTGCACCGCCCTCAGCCTGATAAGAGGCATCAGCACGGATATTACCGTATAAATTAAACTCGGCCCCACTGGCAATTTTCATCACAGGTTTGCTCGCAGGCGCTACTGCTGTATTTGCAGGTGCCGGCGTTGCCGCTACAGGTGCAGTCACAGCAGCTGTCTGAGTTTGCTGCTGCTCAATCAAGGCACGTAGAGCTTGAACCTCCTGACGCAACTGCTCAATTTCCTGCTGATTGGACTGAGCTGGAGTTTGTGCCTGGGTAGACAAGCTAAGGCCCCCTAAACTCATTGCCATCATGCTCATCAGAACCGTGCGTTTTAATGTGATTGTTTGATTATTAAATAATTGTTTCGTGTTCATCCTAAACTCACTTTTTTATTATGCGTCTCGATTCTAGCAACAGATCACCACCGCTTACGATGGCGATCTCTATCATTAGAAGTGTTTTCTTTATTAATTGATATTTAATCCATTAACTTGCTTTTTCAGCGAGAGAATCAGTGCGAATCTCAGGTGTAGCAAGGGCTTGACCTTCTACAGACATCTTTAAGTTCACCAGGAAAATTGCCAGCGCAGCAATCAAACCGGGAATCGCAATTGCAAAGAAGTTCATTTGATGCGGTAAATTCATGGTGAGTAAAGCACCTGTCAATACCGGTCCAACGATCGCACCGATACGTCCAATTCCGGAAGCCCAACCCATGCCAGTGGAACGCACCGTTGATGGATAATATTGCGCCACGAAGGTGTAGAGCAGGATTTGAGAACCAATGGTTGCTGCACCGGCCACAGCAATCAAGCTATAAAGCACGAATTGCGGACTGTTATAACCGAGCAGGATTAAAGAAGCTGCTCCGCAAAGGAACATGATCGTCAGCACTTTTTTAATATGGAAACGGTCTGCCAGATACCCCCCACCAACAGCCCCGATCATGCCGCCAATATTCAGGGCAAACAGGAAGATCATGCTGGCACCCAGTGAATATCCAGCCTGGATCATCAGTTTTGGTAACCAACTGCCTAGTGCATAAACCATTAATAAACACATGAAAAATGCCAACCAGAACATAAAGGTACTAAATGTGCGGCCTTGCTGGAATAGTGCTTTTAAAGGTGCTTCATCGCCTTTTTGCACTTCATTCAGGACAAACTGGGTGTCAGATCCAATTATCTGTGTTGGCGAGATTTTCTGGATAATGCTTTGCGCTTGAGCAGTCTGCTGCTTATTGGTCAGATACATCAACGATTCTGGTAAATATTTCCAGAGTATCGGCAGGAACAGTAAAGGAGTACCCGCAAGTAAGAACATGATTTTCCAGCCAA from the Acinetobacter sp. YWS30-1 genome contains:
- a CDS encoding aromatic acid/H+ symport family MFS transporter, yielding MSTNKVNINTLIDEAKFTPFHWGVLIWCLLIIIFDGYDLVIYGVALPLLMQEWALSAVQAGMLASTALFGMMFGAMSFGTLSDKLGRKKTIMICVAIFSGFTFIGAFATSPVEFGILRFLAGLGIGGVMPNVVALMTEYAPKRIRSTLVALMFSGYAIGGMTSALLGAWLVPQFGWKIMFLLAGTPLLFLPILWKYLPESLMYLTNKQQTAQAQSIIQKISPTQIIGSDTQFVLNEVQKGDEAPLKALFQQGRTFSTFMFWLAFFMCLLMVYALGSWLPKLMIQAGYSLGASMIFLFALNIGGMIGAVGGGYLADRFHIKKVLTIMFLCGAASLILLGYNSPQFVLYSLIAVAGAATIGSQILLYTFVAQYYPSTVRSTGMGWASGIGRIGAIVGPVLTGALLTMNLPHQMNFFAIAIPGLIAALAIFLVNLKMSVEGQALATPEIRTDSLAEKAS